In Clupea harengus chromosome 25, Ch_v2.0.2, whole genome shotgun sequence, one genomic interval encodes:
- the trnau1apb gene encoding tRNA selenocysteine 1-associated protein 1-like isoform X2, giving the protein MFNRMTSLWMGDLDPYMDENFIKQAFSNMGETAYGVKIITHRVTGGSAGYCFVEMADEASVDRCVHRLNGKLVPGSNPPRKFKLNYATYGKRPEPGPEYSVFVGDLTSEVDDYQLHQFFLKKYPSCKGAKVVTDPYGNSRGYGFVKFGDESEQKKALEEFQNASGLGGKPIRISIAVNKSNKSNNYHNQNHNYNNYQQQYYQQPYQNYYPQWGYDQYSNYGNYGYGPYGNPPPMPPHGMMPPPPMGMPPVPPDTQPTTEPQESTEEGEEDNAEDPNPHMDVDTLNRQYMDRSEELYDSLMNCHWQPLDSITSEIPTTSS; this is encoded by the exons TTAGACCCATACATGGATGAAAATTTCATCAAGCAGGCATTCAGTAACATGGGAGAGACGGCATATGGGGTTAAAATTATAACACACAGAGTGACTGG AGGATCAGCAGGATACTGCTTTGTGGAAATGGCAGATGAAGCGAGTGTTGACCGCTGTGTACACAGACTCAACGGGAAACTGGTACCTGGTTCGAATCCA cccAGGAAGTTTAAGCTGAACTATGCTACATACGGGAAGAGGCCAGAGCCAGG CCCTGAATACTCAGTTTTTGTTGGGGACCTCACCTCCGAAGTTGACGATTACCAGCTCCACCAGTTCTTCTTGAAGAAATACCCGTCATGCAAAGGGGCCAAAGTTGTCACTGACCCGTATGGAAACTCAAG AGGCTACGGCTTTGTGAAGTTCGGAGATGAGAGCGAGCAGAAGAAAGCCCTGGAGGAGTTCCAGAACGCATCTGGACTAGGAGGGAAACCCATCAGGATAAGCATCGCCGTCAACAAGAG CAACAAATCCAACAACTATCACAACCAGAATCATAACTACAACAACTACCAGCAGCAGTATTATCAGCAGCCCTACCAGAACTACTACCCACAGTGGGGCTACGATCAGTACAGCAACTATGGAAACTATGGCTACGGCCCCTATGGCAACCCTCCACCTATGCCACCACATGGGATGATGCCTCCACCCCCCATGGGAATGCCCCCAGTGCCCCCAGACACGCAGCCCACCACAGAG CCTCAAGAGTCCACAGAGGAAGGCGAAGAGGATAACGCTGAGG ACCCCAACCCCCATATGGATGTGGACACTCTGAATAGGCAATACATGGATCGCAGCGAGGAGCTCTACGACTCCCTGATGAACTGCCACTGGCAGCCGCTGGACAGCATCACGTCAGAGATCCCAACAACCAGCTCGTGA
- the trnau1apb gene encoding tRNA selenocysteine 1-associated protein 1-like isoform X1, protein MFNRMTSLWMGDLDPYMDENFIKQAFSNMGETAYGVKIITHRVTGGSAGYCFVEMADEASVDRCVHRLNGKLVPGSNPPRKFKLNYATYGKRPEPGPEYSVFVGDLTSEVDDYQLHQFFLKKYPSCKGAKVVTDPYGNSRGYGFVKFGDESEQKKALEEFQNASGLGGKPIRISIAVNKSNKSNNYHNQNHNYNNYQQQYYQQPYQNYYPQWGYDQYSNYGNYGYGPYGNPPPMPPHGMMPPPPMGMPPVPPDTQPTTEQPQESTEEGEEDNAEDPNPHMDVDTLNRQYMDRSEELYDSLMNCHWQPLDSITSEIPTTSS, encoded by the exons TTAGACCCATACATGGATGAAAATTTCATCAAGCAGGCATTCAGTAACATGGGAGAGACGGCATATGGGGTTAAAATTATAACACACAGAGTGACTGG AGGATCAGCAGGATACTGCTTTGTGGAAATGGCAGATGAAGCGAGTGTTGACCGCTGTGTACACAGACTCAACGGGAAACTGGTACCTGGTTCGAATCCA cccAGGAAGTTTAAGCTGAACTATGCTACATACGGGAAGAGGCCAGAGCCAGG CCCTGAATACTCAGTTTTTGTTGGGGACCTCACCTCCGAAGTTGACGATTACCAGCTCCACCAGTTCTTCTTGAAGAAATACCCGTCATGCAAAGGGGCCAAAGTTGTCACTGACCCGTATGGAAACTCAAG AGGCTACGGCTTTGTGAAGTTCGGAGATGAGAGCGAGCAGAAGAAAGCCCTGGAGGAGTTCCAGAACGCATCTGGACTAGGAGGGAAACCCATCAGGATAAGCATCGCCGTCAACAAGAG CAACAAATCCAACAACTATCACAACCAGAATCATAACTACAACAACTACCAGCAGCAGTATTATCAGCAGCCCTACCAGAACTACTACCCACAGTGGGGCTACGATCAGTACAGCAACTATGGAAACTATGGCTACGGCCCCTATGGCAACCCTCCACCTATGCCACCACATGGGATGATGCCTCCACCCCCCATGGGAATGCCCCCAGTGCCCCCAGACACGCAGCCCACCACAGAG CAGCCTCAAGAGTCCACAGAGGAAGGCGAAGAGGATAACGCTGAGG ACCCCAACCCCCATATGGATGTGGACACTCTGAATAGGCAATACATGGATCGCAGCGAGGAGCTCTACGACTCCCTGATGAACTGCCACTGGCAGCCGCTGGACAGCATCACGTCAGAGATCCCAACAACCAGCTCGTGA